One Aegilops tauschii subsp. strangulata cultivar AL8/78 chromosome 7, Aet v6.0, whole genome shotgun sequence genomic window carries:
- the LOC109758966 gene encoding uncharacterized protein: MASLMPSLAMDLLQEEGGHEDILPEDFVGVGVVGDADDPELAALVAGALKTVDALSDDDDDELSCPICLEEDDAAAWKETPCGHRFHRRCVERWLREKESCPMCRREIVTMPATTAECAAAFLDFLWVAALRLHVFGDGPPVDDMETDDDDVA, encoded by the coding sequence ATGGCTAGCTTAATGCCGTCGCTTGCGATGGACCTGCTACAAGAAGAAGGCGGTCACGAGGACATTCTACCCGAGGACttcgtcggcgtcggcgtcgtgggaGATGCAGACGACCCGGAGTTGGCCGCGTTGGTGGCCGGGGCGCTGAAGACGGTGGACGCGCTgtccgacgacgacgacgacgagctcAGCTGCCCGATCTGCTTGGAGGAGGACGACGCCGCGGCGTGGAAGGAGACACCGTGCGGGCACCGGTTCCACAGGCGGTGCGTAGAGAGGTGGCTGCGGGAGAAAGAGAGCTGCCCCATGTGCCGTCGCGAGATCGTCACGATGCCCGCCACCACCGCAGAATGTGCTGCTGCTTTCCTAGATTTCTTGTGGGTGGCTGCCTTGCGGTTGCATGTGTTTGGCGACGGTCCTCCTGTGGACGACATGGAaactgatgatgatgatgttgcttAG